Part of the Mastacembelus armatus chromosome 6, fMasArm1.2, whole genome shotgun sequence genome, CAGGAGTTTGATGCCCAtcagtttaattttaataaaatcaaTCCAGAAGAAATAATACTCGAAATGATAAAGGACACAGAGGGAGGCACAGCTTCATATGAAAATGGACAGTTGCAAAAACCCTGTAGGACAGTCGTGCTGGTCAATGTCAGTCCATTGGAGTTTGGACACTGTCTCTTTGTTCCAGATCCATCATGTTGTTTCCCACAGGTTCTGACAAGGTTTGCCATCCAGGTCGGTATTGAATCCGTCCTCCTAAGCTCCAGCCCTAGCTTTCGCGTGGGATTCAACAGTTTGGGAGGATTTGCATCTGTCAATCATTTACACCTACATGGATACTACCTAGACCATGAGCTGAAGATTGAATCTGTGGCAGTCAAGCCACTCGTTCCTGAAAGGGGATTTTTTCGCTTGTTGGGCTTTCCTACAggctttttgttttacacagaatCAGAGGAGGTGGACAAAGTTGCCCAAGCCATCTGTGATGTCACAGACTTTTTTGTGGACGGTAATATTGCTCACAACGTGTTCTTGACCAGAGGATGCCAGCCCTGTGTTCACACAGAGAACATAAAGGATCACTGGTCAAGACAAGGTGTGCGTATTGCCGTATGGCCCAGAATATCCTGCTTTGGTGCCAAAGAAGAGTCTGCCTTCAACGTTGCTCTCTGTGAGCTGGCTGGACATTTACCGTTTAAGAACAAGAAGGACTATGAAGTCACTACGGAGAAAGATGTAATAGATATAATTCAGAAGTATCTTCTGTCTGATAGAGAATTTCTCAGGTTGGAACAGCAACTTACGCGCCATTTAacaaatgtttaacatttagACACCAAAGAAAGTCTAGTGGTGGAGATTATGAATTAGATTGATGATAATGGATGATGTAAATTAAGAGAAAATAACAAATagtataatatttataataatgaatAGAATAATGgaatggaaataaaatgtacacTATGATTgttcccttcttttttttttattgagtttCAGGATTTTCAGTGTGACAGGTATGTGCCGTGTAGCTCCCCACAAAATTAatcactgcaaagaaaaaagtagTGTCCAAGGTATGTCTACCTTTCTGCCAACAATCATGAGACACAACTGTCAGTTTAGCACCAACATGGTCCCAAATAGAGGTTTAATCAGCTACAGGCTTCCGGTGCCGACTGGCTCACCGTTACACTGTCATAGCTCACTGGGATTGGTGACACTTACACTTTTCCTACTATGACAAAATCAGTCAGCGCAGTTTTATTAGTGAATACCAAACATATTTACCTGCTGGCTTACCCTTTTTTTCCAAGTGGGATAAATATTTGAtaacttatttttgttttggtgcttTGACGTTTAAAAGTGTCTGGTTTTAATGTCATTAACTTTTGTTAAAACGCCAAGATATTTGACTGGCAGACTAATACTTCATCAGTGGTAGGTGTTACTTGTAGCActttaggaaaaaaaatcagcaggaaTGAAAGCTAAACTGGGACTAATTGGTAGCCAAAAATACATAAGCAtagtttattttcttcatttataCAGTTTTGATCATAAAATAATGGCTAATGTGATtgatgctgttttctgtgtgggTTGGGTTTTCTCTTGGGAAAAAGGCTTTCAGTTTAAAAAACTGGCTGGcttgatatttaataatattggTTATGTCCAACAAGAGTCACCTTGATGGCCATTATCCAGTCATAACTCTTCTTGGAGCCAGTCAGTCTGCTCACTACCACACACCCCTCAGTGGCTACAAATATAAGTCATCCTGTATGTACTGATGTATAAATAAAGGGACCTCTAGAGGGATTACTCAGAGATAAAATGTTTACTTATACAGCTACTTGATActcacatatactgtacatgtaataAGTATATCAATATCAAATTGTACCCATCAACCAAGAACTGTTAAAGTTCATCTCAATGCTGGAAATGTGAGCTTCATTAAAGTTTTGTCACCCTCCATTAATTATTTGTACTAATTAATGTTGGAGATTACAGTTAAAATGTGTTGCTTTAAATTTATAGATTGCAGTTAGCGTAGGACAAGCTTAAGACGAGCTTTTAAGAGTGTACCTATAGAAGTCACACAGTTTAACCATGGGGGCTTGAAATGGGAGAAGTCACTGAcgattttttatttattaaacaagaaaacagcatttatttgCTGCTGTATTTTTCCTGTGCATCTGAC contains:
- the gdpgp1 gene encoding GDP-D-glucose phosphorylase 1 — its product is MPLQFAYSNQDFDRDVGQRNQNNDRMPSSPSRFDTAIQAGWTNRMERGLLRYHLGDLQTRIVPGTCGYVAQLNIQRGIERRKPQEILSIQQEFDAHQFNFNKINPEEIILEMIKDTEGGTASYENGQLQKPCRTVVLVNVSPLEFGHCLFVPDPSCCFPQVLTRFAIQVGIESVLLSSSPSFRVGFNSLGGFASVNHLHLHGYYLDHELKIESVAVKPLVPERGFFRLLGFPTGFLFYTESEEVDKVAQAICDVTDFFVDGNIAHNVFLTRGCQPCVHTENIKDHWSRQGVRIAVWPRISCFGAKEESAFNVALCELAGHLPFKNKKDYEVTTEKDVIDIIQKYLLSDREFLRLEQQLTRHLTNV